Within the candidate division KSB1 bacterium genome, the region CGCAGGTGGCCGGCGTTCACGGCCGGCTGCGGCCTTCTCCGCACCCGCGATTACCAGCACACATTCGCCTTTGAGCGTGCGGGAGGCGAGCCGGTCGAGCAACTCGGAGATACGGCCGCGCATCACTTCTTCATGCAGCTTGGTCAGTTCCCGGGCCAGCGCCGCACGCCGGTCGCCCCAAACCTCCTGAATGGTGGTCAGCGTGCGTACGACACGCTGCGGGGCTTCGTACAACACGATGGTTCGGGGTTCGTGCTTGAGCGCCTCGAAAAAGGTCTGGCGGCCTTTTTTCACCGGCGGAAATCCTTCAAAAACGAAGCGATGGGTGGGCAAACCGGAAAGGATCAATGCTGCCACGAATGCCGTCGGGCCGGGAATCGCTTCGATGGGCAGCGCATGGTCAAGCGCCTGACGCACGAGATAAAACGCAGGATCGGAAATTCCCGGTGTTCCGGCATCGGTGATGAGCGCCACGTTCTTGCCGGCGGCGAGTGCGGCAATCAGACGCGGGGCGGCCTTCCGTTCGTTGAAGCTGTGGAAACTGACCGTCGGCTTGTGAATGTCGTGACGCTGCAGCAGAATGGCTGCGCGGCGCGTATCCTCCGCCGCGATCACATCCACCGCGCGCAAGGTTTCCAGCGCGCGCAGTGTGATATCCTGCAGATTGCCGATCGGGGTGGCGACCAGAAACAACTTCCCGACTGCGCCGGCCTCTCCGGCGAAGGCCGCGCGCCCCGAGCCCGGCATGGCCGGTTGTCTTTGCACGGCAATCATGGCCGCGAGGGGCAGGGGTGACGCGCAACCTTACTGATTGTCAATCTGCGCGCGCTGCAGCTTGCCGGAATAATCGACATAGATCGTCTTGGTTTCGCTGAAAAAATCGTAAACAGGCCAGCCGCCTTCGCGATGACCGTTGCCCGTCTGCTTCACGCCACCGAAAGGCAAATGCGCCTCCGCACCAATGGTCGGACCGTTGATGTAAGTGAGGCCCGCCTGCAAATCACGCATCGCCCGAAAGGCGGCATTCACGTCGCGCGTGTAGATCGAAGAGCTCAGGCCGTAGGGCGTGCCATTCAAGACCTCGACGGCCTCGGACAGCTCACGAATTTTGATCACCGCCAGCACCGGTCCGAAAATTTCCTCCTGCGCAATGCGCATGCCCGGTGTGACACCGCTGAAAATTGTCGGGCGATAAAAGGCGCCATGACGGCACGCCCCCGCCGTGTAAATTTCCCCGCCCGTCTCCAGCTTCGCCCCCTCGGCCCTGCCAATCGCGACATAACCGGCCACCGTTTCGCGCTGCTGAAAATTGATGAGCGGCCCCACCTGCGTATCCGGCTCGAGGCCGTTGCCCAGACGCAACTTCTCCGTCTCCCGCACCAGGCGTCTCAGAAATTCCTCGTGAATCGCTTCATGCAGAATCAGGCGGCTGGTGGCGGTGCAGCGCTGGCCGGTGGTGCCAAAGGCGCCCCACAACACGCCCTGCAACGCCAGATCCAAATCAGCATCAGGCAGCACGATTTGGGCATTCTTGCCTCCCAATTCCAGCGAGACTCGCTTGAGACTGCGACCCGCCGCCACCGCAATTTGCTTGCCGACCGCGGTGGAGCCGGTGAAGGAGATCAGATTAATCTGCGCGTGCTCAACCAGTGCCATGCCCGCCTGGCTGCCGGAACCATGCACCAATTGTATCACACCCGCAGGCAGACCGGCCTCCAGCAGCAATTCAACGAAGCGGGTTGCCGTGGCGGGGGTGTCGCTCGCCGGTTTGAACACCACGGTGTTGCCGCAAACGAGCGCGGGGAAAATCTTCCACGTGGGAATTGCCAGCGGGAAATTCCAGGGTGTGATGATGCCTGCCACACCCACCGGCAGGCGTACGGTCATGCAGAACTTGTCAGGCAATTCCGAAGGGGTGGTGAAGCCGAAGAGCCGGCGGCCCTCACTTGCAGCATAGTAGGCCGTGTCGATGCCCTCCTGCACATCGCCGCGGGTCTCGCTCAGGACTTTGCCCATTTCTGTGGTCATCAGGCGCGCCAGTTCCTCCTTGTGGCGCACCAGCAGATCACCCGCACGTTTGATGATCTCTCCCCGCTTGGGCGCCGGCGTCAACCGCCATTCTGCAAATGCCGCTTGTGCTGCCGCCACCGCCCGGTCAACGTCGTTGTGATTGGAAGCGGGAAACGTGCCAATGATCTCATCCCAGTGAGCCGGATTGTGGTTATCAAAACGCTCTCCGGAAGCGGCATCACACCAGGAGCCGGCGATATAGTTTTGAAAGCTGCGGGGCACGGCGACTCCGTTAACTTGTTGGCATTTGAAGGCTTGATGATAGGAAAAATTGCCGTAAAAGTCAAGCAAGCCAAACCGCCGTGAACGTGTGAAAACGGTCCGGAAACCATTTCCACCCGCGAGGATAACGTGTCTGCGGGCTGCAACTCTGCCATATACAGTGCCTCTTGCCGCGCTACGGCTGGATTTTCCCAACGGAATTTTGGGCGTCTGTCCCCGAACGCCAACTTTTTTTGATGAAGTGTTTCTGCGACCGCTTGGTCGTTGCAGAAGAATCCCGGGGGCATACGGTTGCAAAACCCCGGCACTGTCGAGGTTGAAACGTTTTTGGCGTGACACTGTTTGGCTTGTCCAGCCACGGCTGTCAAGAAAAGCGGAAACGCAGTGCCGGCCCAAAATTCACCGGGTGGAGCCCTGCGGATTTGCCCAAAACTGGTTCTACAGTTTTACAGGGCCGACAGGGCTGTCAGTCCCGGCAGGTGTGGCGTGACGAACTTTTGATGTTTAAAGACACGAACTGTTCAACGCAGTGAGAGGAAGTCTGCGGGCAGGAGCAGCGACAGCAAGGTACCCAGGGCGATGATGCTGATGGCGATCCAGCGTTCGAGGCTGGATTCCTCGCGGAAGTAAATGATGGAACAGAACAACGTCCCCATGGTGAGCCGCATGGCCCATGGGGCATAATCACTGACCCAAATCAGCAGCCCGAGCAGCAGTACGACGGCCAGGGGCAACAACCGGTTGGAAAACGGGGATTGCACAGAGGGGTTCATGCAGCCTTCTCAAGAGGTATTGCGAACACACTGTCTTTGGCGCCGAATCCCGCGCCTGTGACAGGCGCGGGCCGGGCGGTCGTGGACGGGCATTCGGGCGTTTCCAAGTCTCGCGGTTCACGCCGCGTTGAGCGATGTCTGTCTGCGAACTTGCAGCTTCGACCATACGGTCACGTAACGGCTTTACAGGTAGCCGAGGTTGCGCAATTCATTTTCGCGGTCGCGCCATTTTTCCTTGACGGCGACAAACAGTTCCAGGTAAACGGGCTTGCCGATCAACGCTTCCAGCTCTTCGCGTGCGAGCTTGCCCACTTCCTTCAAGGCACTGCCGCGCTTGCCGATCATGATGCCTTTTTGCGATTCGCGCTCGACGTAGATGACGGCCCGGATGAAATCCTTGTGATTGGGCCGCTCGATGAATTCCTCGACCACCACACTGGTGGAATAGGGTATTTCCTCGCCGTAGCGCAGGAAGATTTTCTCGCGCACGATTTCCGCAGCCAGGAAGCGCTCGGGATGGTCGGTGATTTGGTCGGTGGGGTAAAAGGCCTCATGCTCGGCGAGCCAGTTTTCCAAAACGCCGGCGAGCCGGTCGATGCCGTCTCTTTGCAGCGCCGAGATCGGCACGATTTCTTTGACGCCCGGGCGGTCACGCAGACCGGCAATGATGGGCAGCAGCAGCTCCTTGTTGATCTTGTCGATCTTGTTGATCGCGACGATGATGGGGCGGTTGGTGTCGGCCAGGCGGTCGAGAATCTTGGCATCCATGGCGGAGAGCACGGGGTCCGGCTCGATCAGCATGAGCTGCACATCCGCTTCACGCATCGCCGTGTATGCCGCACGCACCAGGGCATGCTGCAACTGGTAACTGGGCTCCAGAATGCCGGGCGTGTCAAAAAAGATCATCTGGCTGTGCGGCCGGTTGAGAATGCCGAGAATGCGTCTGCGGGTGGTTTGCGGTTTGGGGGAGACGATGGACAGTTTGAATTGGAGCAGGGCGTTCAGCAAGGTGGATTTGCCGACGTTGGGTTGGCCGATGATCGCCACATAGCCGGCGCGAAAGGGAACCTGCTCGCCGGCACCGGCGGAGGCGGCGACTGCTTCGGATGATTTCATGCTCTCGGAATTTCTGCCATTGCCGGAGGGTGCCAGCGACTCTTTGGCCTGCCACGCTGCTGCTGTTTTCACACTCATGGGACGAAGACGGAAACTAAAGTTGAACGTCCATGACGCGATACGACCCGCCGACCGTGGCTAGTCACCTGCAAACGTAGACGCTGCGAACATCCTGTGAGATGGGCGCGTTTTGAAACGGCGCTACGTTTATCTTTGTACCCACAGAATGTTTATTCGCCGAGAGCCGTGATAAATTTTTATTGCCGGTTTCGTCCCAAAAAGCCGAGACGCCGCGGACGGCGTCTCGAACATGCTGACTGTGTGTTGCAGTGAACAAGTCACTGCCGCGAAACTCTGCGGTCGAAAACCGCCACGCATGACCACGGCCTCGTCACGGGAGGGCTTTCATACCTTCCGCATCTGTTCGTTGCGGACACGATTCGGGTTGAGCGAGTTTGCCAGTTGCCTTTAGGTCCAAGCTCACGACCACCAACTGTCACTTCGGAAAATGGCGGGCGGGTGCGGCCAGGACACCCTCTTTCAGCGACGGGGGGTGCTTGCGCGCCGCGACTGCCGCCTGCGGCGTGGACGCGGAAATCGAAATAATCCACAGCAAACCACACAGAATCGTCATCATGACAGTCACAAAGAGAGACCTCTTCACCGCTCCTCCGCTAAGCTTGGTTCACTGCTCATAAGACAGGTGATCAATAAGCCTTTGCCATCAACACGCGCTGGGAGGAGGGCTTGCCGGTGATCAGGCAGCGCCCGGCCTCCTTTTTGCCCGCGAGCGGGATGCAACGAATGGTGGCCTTGGTTTCCTCCTGCAGGCGCTCTTCCGCCTCGCGCTCACCGCACCAATGCGCCCAATAAAAACCACCGTGTTCCTCAATGGCCTGCTTGAACTGCTCGTAGTCATCAATCACATAGGTGTTGCGTTCCCGAAAGGCCAGCGCGCGCTCGAAGAGTGCCTGTTGCATCGCCGCCAGCTCGCGCGGGATCTCCTCGGCCAGCACGGTTTGCGGCACCACACGTTTCTCCCCCAGGTCGCGGCGCACGAGCACCACCGTGCCCTGCTGCACGTCTTTCGGCCCGAGCTCGACGCGCAACGGCACGCCGCGTTTCTCCCATTCATTGAATTTGTAACCCGGCCGGTAGTTGTCGCGGTCGTCGATCTTGAAGCTGAACCGGTCCTTCCACTCGGCGGTCAACTGTTGGGCGCGCTGCAGCACCAGCGCCTTTTCCTCCTCCTTGCGCCAGATCGGCACCAGCACCACGGACAACGGCGCCAGCCTGGGCGGCAGCACCAGGCCGTTGTCATCGCTGTGCGTCATGATCAGCGCGCCAATCAGGCGGGTGGAGACACCCCAGCTCGTCGCCCATACATATTCGAGCGTACCCTGTTCATTGAGATACCTGACATCAAAGGCCTTGGCGAAGTTTTGCCCGAGATGATGCGAGGTGCCAGCCTGCAGGGCCCTGCCATCCTGCATCATGGCCTCGATGCAGTAGGTACGCAATGCCCCCGCAAACTTCTCCTTCTCGGTCTTGATGCCGGCGATTACCGGTATTGCCATATACTCTTCGGCAAACGTCCGGTAAACTTCCAGCATCTGCAACGTTTCCCGCTCTGCCTCCTCAAAGGTGGCATGTGCGGTGTGGCCTTCCTGCCAGAGGAATTCCGTGGTGCGCAGGAACAGCCGTGTGCGCATCTCCCAGCGCACGACGTTGGCCCATTGATTGATCAGAATCGGCAGATCCCGATAGGATTGAATCCACTTGCGGTACATCGACCAAATGATCGTCTCCGAGGTCGGGCGTACCACCAGCGGTTCCTCCAGCTTTTTGCCGCCGCCATGCGTGACCACGGCACACTCCGGTGCAAAACCCTCCACATGTTCGGCTTCCTTCTGCAAAAAGCTCTCGGGTATGAACAGGGGAAAATAGGCATTTACGTGGCCGGTATCCTTGAACAGCTTGTCCAGGCCGGCCTGAATTTTTTCCCAAATGGCGTAGCCATTCGGCCGGATGACCATGCAGCCCTTTACCGGCGAGTAGTCGGCCAGTTCGGCGGCGGCGATGACATCAGTATACCAACGGGAGTAGTCTTCAGATCGTTTGGTAATGCGTTCGCCACGTCCTGTTAGTTGCTCTTCGGTGGTTTTCGCGGTGTCCATGAGTCCTGAAATTCAAGTTTAAAAAAAGAAGGACAGCCATTTTCCGCATGCTGTCCCTTCCTGGGTTCTAAAAACTGGCGGCAAATATACCATTCCGGCTTGGGATTGTCAAGCCGAATTTCCTTGCGGGGTTGATATGTGGACGAATGAATACCTGCGCAGGATGGCTCTGACAGCCGGATGCGGATAAAGCTTGCGTGGACATATGGCAGGGAAGCAGTGGGCGATAGTGGGATCGAACCACCGACCTCTGGTATGTGAGACCAGCGCTCTGACCAGCTGAGCTAATCGCCCATGTTTTTTAATTGACGGGCGCCAAAATAGGGATTGAGGCTTCAAAAGTCAAGCGAAATGTCGGGCGGAGGGTGGCAAAGACGGCTGCGCGTGCAGGGGCTCAACCATAGCGCCCTTCAATATATTCCGCCGTGCGCGGATCCCGGGGAGTGAGAAACAGATCTTCGGTCCGGCTGTGCTCGATCAGCTCGCCGAGCAGCATGAAAATGCATTCATCGCTCACCCGGCGCGCCTGTGCCATGTTGTGGGTGACGATGACGATGGTATAGCGTCCCGCCAACTCGAACATCAAATCTTCGATGCCGCGGGTGGCTTCGGCGTCGAGCGCGGAACACGGCTCGTCCATCAGGATGATTTCTGGTTTGAGCGGCAGCAGGCGGGCAATGCACAGCTTTTGTTGCTGCTCCAATTGCAGGTTCGTCGCCCGCACATGAAGCTTGTCCTTCAAATCCCTCCACAGCGAGACATCCTGCAGTGCCTGCTCCACCGCGGCATCGAGCCGGGATTTCTCCAGCTCCCGGCGGCGGGAATGAAGACGCAGGCCAAACACGATGTTTTCGTACACCGAGATCGGCAGGGGATTGGGCCGTTGAAACACCATGCCGATGGCTTTGCGCAGCTCGGGCAGGGAGACATCCGGGTCGTAGATGTTTTTGCCGAGCAGTCTGATCTCGCCGGTGGTGGTAACGTTGCCGTAGCGCTCGTTGACGCGGTTGAAACAGCGCAGCAGCGTGGTCTTGCCGCAGCCGGAAGGCCCGATCAAAGCGGTGATCAACCCGCTTTTGACCTTCAGGTTGATGTTGTTGAGCGCCTGAAAGTTGCCATACCACAGGCTGAGGTTGGTGGTGACGATGCTGTAGGCTGCAGTTTCACTCATCCGAAGATTCCGTTGACATAATCATATGTCTTTTGGCTCGCCGGTGTGTCGGAGAAGATCACCTCATTGCGGTCGATCTCCACCAGTTCGCCGTTGAGCAGGAAGGCGGTGCGATCGGCCAGGCGGCGTGCCTGTTGCACGAGGTTGGTGACCAGGATGATGGTGATCTGCGAGCGCAGCTCTTTGAGCACGTCTTCAATGCGCATGGTGGTCACCGGATCGACCGCGATGGAAAACTCATCCAAACAGAGGATTTCCGGCTGATGGGAGAGGGCGCGGGCGATGGTCAGGCGCTGCTGCTGCCCGCCCGAAAGTTTGGTGCCCAGGCTCTGCAGCCGGTCCTTGACTTCGTCCCACAAGGCCGCCTGCCGCAGGCAGCGCTCGACGATCTCGTCCAGCTCGGCCTTGTTGCGCACGCCCGCCATGCGCGGTGCAAACGCGACATTGTCATAGATCGACAGCGGCAGGCCAACCGGCAGGGGAAACACCATGCCCACCTTGCGCCGCAGTTCGAACACGTTTTTGATCCGGCGGATGTCCGTGCCGTTGATCTTCACCTCGCCCAGCACCTGGCTGCCGGCGACGAAGTCGATGGTGCGATTGATCACCTTCAACAGCGTGCTCTTGCCCGACTGCGCCGGACCGATAACCGCGAGAATCTCGTTGCGAAAAACGTCCAGTGA harbors:
- the rsmI gene encoding 16S rRNA (cytidine(1402)-2'-O)-methyltransferase; this encodes MPGSGRAAFAGEAGAVGKLFLVATPIGNLQDITLRALETLRAVDVIAAEDTRRAAILLQRHDIHKPTVSFHSFNERKAAPRLIAALAAGKNVALITDAGTPGISDPAFYLVRQALDHALPIEAIPGPTAFVAALILSGLPTHRFVFEGFPPVKKGRQTFFEALKHEPRTIVLYEAPQRVVRTLTTIQEVWGDRRAALARELTKLHEEVMRGRISELLDRLASRTLKGECVLVIAGAEKAAAGRERRPPAENF
- a CDS encoding aldehyde dehydrogenase family protein, with translation MPRSFQNYIAGSWCDAASGERFDNHNPAHWDEIIGTFPASNHNDVDRAVAAAQAAFAEWRLTPAPKRGEIIKRAGDLLVRHKEELARLMTTEMGKVLSETRGDVQEGIDTAYYAASEGRRLFGFTTPSELPDKFCMTVRLPVGVAGIITPWNFPLAIPTWKIFPALVCGNTVVFKPASDTPATATRFVELLLEAGLPAGVIQLVHGSGSQAGMALVEHAQINLISFTGSTAVGKQIAVAAGRSLKRVSLELGGKNAQIVLPDADLDLALQGVLWGAFGTTGQRCTATSRLILHEAIHEEFLRRLVRETEKLRLGNGLEPDTQVGPLINFQQRETVAGYVAIGRAEGAKLETGGEIYTAGACRHGAFYRPTIFSGVTPGMRIAQEEIFGPVLAVIKIRELSEAVEVLNGTPYGLSSSIYTRDVNAAFRAMRDLQAGLTYINGPTIGAEAHLPFGGVKQTGNGHREGGWPVYDFFSETKTIYVDYSGKLQRAQIDNQ
- the era gene encoding GTPase Era, whose product is MKSSEAVAASAGAGEQVPFRAGYVAIIGQPNVGKSTLLNALLQFKLSIVSPKPQTTRRRILGILNRPHSQMIFFDTPGILEPSYQLQHALVRAAYTAMREADVQLMLIEPDPVLSAMDAKILDRLADTNRPIIVAINKIDKINKELLLPIIAGLRDRPGVKEIVPISALQRDGIDRLAGVLENWLAEHEAFYPTDQITDHPERFLAAEIVREKIFLRYGEEIPYSTSVVVEEFIERPNHKDFIRAVIYVERESQKGIMIGKRGSALKEVGKLAREELEALIGKPVYLELFVAVKEKWRDRENELRNLGYL
- the proS gene encoding proline--tRNA ligase; translated protein: MDTAKTTEEQLTGRGERITKRSEDYSRWYTDVIAAAELADYSPVKGCMVIRPNGYAIWEKIQAGLDKLFKDTGHVNAYFPLFIPESFLQKEAEHVEGFAPECAVVTHGGGKKLEEPLVVRPTSETIIWSMYRKWIQSYRDLPILINQWANVVRWEMRTRLFLRTTEFLWQEGHTAHATFEEAERETLQMLEVYRTFAEEYMAIPVIAGIKTEKEKFAGALRTYCIEAMMQDGRALQAGTSHHLGQNFAKAFDVRYLNEQGTLEYVWATSWGVSTRLIGALIMTHSDDNGLVLPPRLAPLSVVLVPIWRKEEEKALVLQRAQQLTAEWKDRFSFKIDDRDNYRPGYKFNEWEKRGVPLRVELGPKDVQQGTVVLVRRDLGEKRVVPQTVLAEEIPRELAAMQQALFERALAFRERNTYVIDDYEQFKQAIEEHGGFYWAHWCGEREAEERLQEETKATIRCIPLAGKKEAGRCLITGKPSSQRVLMAKAY
- a CDS encoding phosphate ABC transporter ATP-binding protein; the encoded protein is MSETAAYSIVTTNLSLWYGNFQALNNINLKVKSGLITALIGPSGCGKTTLLRCFNRVNERYGNVTTTGEIRLLGKNIYDPDVSLPELRKAIGMVFQRPNPLPISVYENIVFGLRLHSRRRELEKSRLDAAVEQALQDVSLWRDLKDKLHVRATNLQLEQQQKLCIARLLPLKPEIILMDEPCSALDAEATRGIEDLMFELAGRYTIVIVTHNMAQARRVSDECIFMLLGELIEHSRTEDLFLTPRDPRTAEYIEGRYG
- a CDS encoding phosphate ABC transporter ATP-binding protein — encoded protein: MQESKPKEIEISNLVVKYGQTVALRGISLDVFRNEILAVIGPAQSGKSTLLKVINRTIDFVAGSQVLGEVKINGTDIRRIKNVFELRRKVGMVFPLPVGLPLSIYDNVAFAPRMAGVRNKAELDEIVERCLRQAALWDEVKDRLQSLGTKLSGGQQQRLTIARALSHQPEILCLDEFSIAVDPVTTMRIEDVLKELRSQITIILVTNLVQQARRLADRTAFLLNGELVEIDRNEVIFSDTPASQKTYDYVNGIFG